GACGGCGGCTGCCAGTCCATCGACCATCTGTCGCGTCCACTGTGACCGTTCATCTTCATTTTTCGAAGAGGCAATCAGCTTTTCAATAATCACCACCCGGTCGGCATTGTATTTGGCAATGGCCTGAGGACCTTTGTCCGGAGTCGGGCTGTTTTGATCGAGTTTCTGAAGATCATCCAGTAAGCCCTGCATTTCTTTGGAAAGTCCCACTGTTGAATTGGTTGGCAAAGTGGCGTTCCCCGCAACCGGCTGCATCAGGGTTCCCCCTTCGGTCACCTGCATCGATTCGCCTTCAATCGGCAAGGGAACCTGGGTCAGTCGCCAGACATCGCCGACGCGAATCAGCTCACCAAATTGAATCAGGCCGCTTTTGCCTTTGGTATCAACAATGGCCATCACATTCTCAAAAACGTGCAAATCTTTGTCGGTTTTGATGCTATCTGCGGGAATCAAGCCGGGCATAGCTCCGTCAAAGCGAACCCAGACTGTGTCCGGGGTGATCATTTTTGTTTTCGAAAGCATGGCAGGAATTTCCTGCGGTGCTCCCTTGGCCGATTCACGAATTTTATCTGCAAAGGGATTCTTGATGCCGGCATCTGCCACTTCATCTTCTGTGATCAAGAGCGACTGGAACAGCTTGGTATTGTTGTTGGCTAACGCGGCGATCGCGACTCGTGTAACCTCTTCTGCGGAGATCATTTTCCATTCATCAATCACGCCGTCTTCGTCTTTATCAATGCCCCAGCGCGTTCCCGCCAGATTCATCCAGCGTGAGCCATCGACTTTATTATTAAAGTTGGCATCGATATCCCGATAGACTTCCAGTCCACGATTGAAGTAACGCCATTGATCTACGACATTATCGCCATTGGTGTCGACGAAGCGTCTCAAGACTTGACCATTCGGGCCATACACAATCCAGCCAGAACTGTTTTTGTTCTGCTCGACTTCGACCTTGCAGCGACTGTAATCCGACTTTTCCGGAATTTCAATTTCGACGTCTTTCTGGATTGGCTTGAACGTCAACGCCAATTCGACAGACGGGGCATCAGCCGCCGGTAGCGAACGGGACAACAAAATGA
This genomic interval from Gimesia alba contains the following:
- a CDS encoding redoxin domain-containing protein, whose translation is MSIGRISFLTVFASLILLSRSLPAADAPSVELALTFKPIQKDVEIEIPEKSDYSRCKVEVEQNKNSSGWIVYGPNGQVLRRFVDTNGDNVVDQWRYFNRGLEVYRDIDANFNNKVDGSRWMNLAGTRWGIDKDEDGVIDEWKMISAEEVTRVAIAALANNNTKLFQSLLITEDEVADAGIKNPFADKIRESAKGAPQEIPAMLSKTKMITPDTVWVRFDGAMPGLIPADSIKTDKDLHVFENVMAIVDTKGKSGLIQFGELIRVGDVWRLTQVPLPIEGESMQVTEGGTLMQPVAGNATLPTNSTVGLSKEMQGLLDDLQKLDQNSPTPDKGPQAIAKYNADRVVIIEKLIASSKNEDERSQWTRQMVDGLAAAVQTVGYKDGLKQLQKIRDQVQKTSQDQDLVAYVTYRTLLADYSSQLQTTQSDKLRDVQTWWLTQLEDFIKKYPNSDDSAEAMLQLAVTQEFSGKVAESKKWYTKLVESHASSEAGTRGAGALRRMNLAGKELELTGTSLTGGSIDAKQYRGKALLVIFWSSWCKPCTEDLPQILELYSKYHSQGFDVLGINLDATPDLAEAYIKQHKVPWAQIHEEGGLESAPARDFGVISLPTMFLVDKSGKVVNRSATVSDLKKALPDLLK